In a genomic window of Variovorax paradoxus:
- a CDS encoding CoA transferase, whose protein sequence is MALTQGPLAGIRVLEFAGIGPGPLCGMLLADMGAEVLLVERKEAADIGLPRPRRFELPHRGKHSIAIDLKAPEGVALAADLAGAADVLVEGFRPGTMERLGLGPEPCLARQPALVYGRMTGYGQDGPMSRAAGHDLNYIALAGALHAMGRAGQAPTPPLNLVGDYAGGALNLAFGIACALVERGRSGHGQVIDASMVEGAALLMTSFFGLYAAGMHAAPRGCNLLDSGAPFYEVYRCADGAWVAFAAIERKFRAVFAERAGLAPDALAGLDDPATWPAAKAMLGALFAGRTQADWCALFEDCDACVTPVLSHEQAVAHPHNRARASFVRVDGVAQPAPAPRLSRTPGAIQRPPPETGAGGLAVARAWGIGGDRLDGLLQAGAVAGALDSQSQEMP, encoded by the coding sequence ATGGCACTGACGCAGGGACCGCTCGCGGGCATTCGCGTGCTCGAGTTCGCGGGCATCGGCCCGGGGCCGCTGTGCGGCATGCTGCTCGCGGACATGGGTGCCGAGGTGCTGCTGGTCGAGCGCAAGGAGGCGGCCGACATCGGGCTGCCGCGGCCGCGGCGCTTCGAGCTGCCGCACCGCGGCAAGCACTCGATCGCGATCGACCTCAAGGCGCCCGAGGGTGTGGCGCTGGCGGCCGATCTCGCCGGCGCGGCCGACGTGCTGGTCGAGGGCTTCCGGCCCGGCACGATGGAGCGGCTGGGGCTCGGCCCCGAGCCCTGCCTGGCGCGCCAGCCGGCGCTGGTCTACGGCCGCATGACCGGCTACGGGCAGGACGGCCCGATGAGCCGCGCCGCGGGCCACGACCTCAACTACATCGCGCTGGCCGGCGCGCTGCATGCCATGGGCCGGGCCGGGCAGGCGCCGACGCCGCCGCTGAACCTGGTCGGCGACTATGCGGGCGGGGCGCTGAACCTGGCCTTCGGCATCGCCTGCGCGCTGGTCGAGCGCGGCCGCTCGGGCCACGGCCAGGTCATCGATGCCTCGATGGTCGAGGGCGCGGCCCTGCTCATGACCTCGTTCTTCGGCCTCTATGCGGCCGGCATGCACGCGGCGCCGCGCGGCTGCAACCTGCTCGATTCGGGCGCGCCGTTCTACGAGGTCTACCGCTGCGCGGACGGCGCCTGGGTCGCGTTCGCCGCGATCGAGCGCAAGTTCCGCGCGGTGTTCGCCGAACGCGCCGGCCTCGCGCCCGATGCGCTCGCGGGGCTCGACGATCCTGCCACCTGGCCCGCGGCCAAGGCCATGCTCGGCGCGCTGTTCGCGGGCCGCACGCAGGCCGACTGGTGCGCGCTGTTCGAGGACTGCGATGCCTGCGTCACGCCCGTGCTCTCGCACGAGCAGGCGGTGGCGCATCCGCACAACCGGGCACGCGCGAGCTTTGTGCGGGTCGACGGCGTCGCGCAGCCCGCGCCGGCGCCGCGGCTGTCGCGCACGCCGGGCGCCATCCAGCGCCCGCCACCCGAAACCGGCGCGGGCGGCCTGGCCGTCGCGCGCGCCTGGGGCATCGGTGGCGACCGGCTCGATGGCCTCCTGCAGGCCGGCGCGGTCGCCGGCGCCCTCGATTCCCAATCCCAAGAGATGCCCTGA